A window of the Rhodothermales bacterium genome harbors these coding sequences:
- a CDS encoding HAD family hydrolase, whose amino-acid sequence ITSDDITRPKPDPQPYLVTAERLHVDPSRCVVFEDSTNGVRSALAAGCQVIAITTSFDAAALRAAGAVHIASGFAEIREWLLGG is encoded by the coding sequence CATCACATCCGATGACATCACCCGCCCCAAGCCCGACCCCCAGCCGTACCTCGTGACGGCCGAGCGCCTCCATGTCGATCCATCGCGTTGTGTGGTGTTCGAGGACTCGACCAACGGCGTCCGCTCCGCGCTGGCCGCCGGCTGCCAGGTCATCGCCATCACCACGTCGTTCGACGCCGCCGCCTTGCGGGCCGCCGGCGCGGTCCACATCGCCTCCGGGTTCGCTGAAATTCGTGAATGGCTGTTGGGAGGCTGA